In the Salvia splendens isolate huo1 chromosome 16, SspV2, whole genome shotgun sequence genome, ctggtgagatttgcccacacaaatatcagcatacagtccgggacaccagtcagaagatcagaggtcgagtaatgaagatcttcacgtggagacgaaGCAAGcaatcatcgattcttgattgaatcaacgaggtaaatcgGCTAATTCtgtagtgagcatgttttagggattttatatgctaaagcatgttttgattcaagttatgagcatgatacatgtgataattacgcgaatagaatttatctaaataatctgctaaatagatcaattttatgtgatcggatctcgtgcacgcttccgctgccaacccctacaattggtatcagagccagtctttggctctgattatttggatttaaatttcgcgaaattcatgtatgcatgtattatttgatttcgaagcatgttcttggtgttttgtttaatttattatacatGATGAACTcaaagaactatcgaatcaaagaacttgaattactcgatcgtacgagacgtgcgatccgttgGCCCTCGCACCGAGacagggttgtcgattgagtgggagccgaggtATCGCGATCACGGGGTGACGCGCAGTCGAGCGTGGGCTCGAGCGCgacgccggccgagaccgcaaaCCCCAGGTGGCCCCCACACCAAGGCCGACGTGAAGGCTGGCACGAAGTGGTGGTTCGttcgagaaccaccgagacaccaggcgccgagagctggaaccctaggcggaaggaaggGTGGTCGGAGCTGTCCGAGAGtgggcgcgccaccgtgcgcgccgctggccgagagctcgccaCCGTGCGCCACCGCTGATGTGTTcctaacgatgaaggattattttaatgattatttaattgttttattaaaagatatcattaaaatattattatttaatggaaataaaatctttttggaagatttacctagattttaggaatatttttattattatctatatctatggaaataaataattttattttattcctagatgatatggatgagaataatttaatagtttcctaatatttatctagattttaggaatatttttattattatctatatctatggaaataaatgatattattttattcctagatgatatgtatgagaataatttaatagtttcctaatacttatatatctagaatcctaattaggatagatatgtatgaatacattaaataataaatcttatCTTCCTAATCttaaacatggaaataatttgaatttaatttttcatgtcttattaagaattaaataatttaattattttagatatatcttatagtagacatgaataagaattaaatactggaacattattttcttaatggaaGACGCCAACTATAAATAAAGGATTCaattatccagcatattaaataccaacagaatttaattaagccttaatctgcctcaaggctaaggataattgaataaaaaccataacccaaaatatctaagctgtaattacgaactcaacgtttgtatatggtctccaacAATTGGTCTGTAATTTATAAAgttgtttccaatattatcgccacctgcattgtggggacaataatcctaggaaatagcgagttcataaggcggacttctcaaatataactagtatgaactagaatgtggtttccaatattatcgtcacctgcTCTGTAGGGACAATAATcgtaagaaactgcgagattcagaagttcacacaggatttatgggatagcttgatcttattagcagcacataagcattgtcatgggagtgtgttgtagaaatgagactttgtaatgctaaagaggtggtcttgcttaggcaacattaggcggccatgccactctgtggtctctggactattcgtcggtgttgtgaccagtaaaaattgtaagattttaatgcgtattaacttcctctggaggatacaaaattttaattttactgttgtaagattttgaaaaattttatggttaatctaatcaaactttttacataagtttatgacaaatgataaatattatgtgttgcagtgcaaatcaaatcgtcaatatctCGTTCAATCATCTTTCTgcaatacttaaagaaaacaaactcgagggccaaaattacatagaatggaaataaaatttggacatcgttctcacagcagatgagtacatatttgtactcacaaccccgcgacctccagtgccaccagctaacgctgcggcaggagtcagagatgcacacagacggtggcataaggcgaatgagatggctaagtgctatatgttggcatctgtgtcatcagtactcaagcatcagcattcagccatggaaactgccgccgagatcatgcagaatctcaagaatctttttggtactcagaatcgaacggctaagtctcaagcctttcggagtatcatgtcgaagactatgaaggaaggctcgtctgtgagggaccatgtcctcgagatgatgggccacctcaaccaaattgaggtcttgggagggacgatcgatctcgagtcccaggtgactattatccttcaaagtcttccccatagcttccagcagttcaagctcaacttcgagatgaacaaaaggaactacaccttggcagagctgttgactgaactttagtcggcagaggaccttatggtccaggctaaggcggccatgatgacttcggagcctcgttcctctggcttcaagcctagcgcaggaaaaaggcaggcaccgaactcaggaccggccaagatagctaagggaaagaagaagaagagggaaaacaagaagcccacggggaagtgtttcaagtgcggagagaaggggcattggaagccagattgtcctaacacgggcaaggctacaggtatgcaccaagctttagtagtcgagtcatgtttggcttagaagtctacttgcacttgggttattgacactggagccactgatcatatttgttttgatcctgacttaatgcaggtgacaagacggctacgtgatcgtgagatcgaggtccagctgggcgacgctacaaaagtggtggccgtagcagtgggagacatttatttgcattttagtagtgatatattttttattttgaagaatgttttgttgataccttcttttagaagaaatttaatttcagtttctaaattagtttttgatggatattcgatttcttttaatgacaattgcgttattaagaaagatggttcttatatctgtcgtggtatcatggaaaacaatttgtacacaatcacatctacatagtttaataatcgcaaatcagaactcaatcaacatcgaaaatttcaaagaaacgaaaggaaccttcaagttcaatgaacgaaacctacttatggcaccttatacttggtcatgccaatgaaaggaggatccattctcttgtccaacaagatcttattaaagatctagaggaggaacctttgcataagtgtgagtcatgcttagaaggtaagatgaccaagaggcctttcaggctaagggcaatagggccaaggaagtacttgagctcgttcattccgatgtatgtggtcCAATGTCTACTTGAAGCTTTCGGTTCCGCTGTTTCCTTCGAAGACATAGCTTCGTCCTACTGCGAAACCGGCCGGAATTTGAATTCTACGGCGGAAATGCTCTGCAACATTCAATCCGAGGCACAAACCACTGATGGAGGGAGCTCCTCCACCGATAAAGGCGGCATTGTTAAATTGAATCCGGATAAGTGTTCGGCATCGATCGGAACTGTTTCTGGTGTGATCGGAAAGGACTACTGTAACCCTAGACGACGTCGTTCCGAGGGATCGAAGGAGAGGTTCAAACCTGTGAAAGTTAATTCAATTGATTTTCCAGCCGCCGAGATTTGGGGTGAGGAAAAGGAGCCACGAGTTACTACTCAACCCATGGACAATGATCTTGGGGAATTTCTTTATAGAATGCTTGGAACTGGGTTTCAGCTTGACATGGGTGTAATCCAACAAGTTATTGGTGAGTTCTGTTGTTTTGAATTTATCTGGAATAGTCCTTGCATTACTTTGAAGAGGCTTTATGGTTCCTGATGTTTTGGTTATGAATGGTGAATTGTTTTGGCTTGCAACACCTAATATCTCTTGCTCTTCTGTTTTCTAATTTGCAGGTCAATGCGGGTACAATATGCCAATGGTTAGTCAATGTTGTTAGTTACTGTTTGCTTCTATTGATTGTTTATTGTTCATTTAAAGTTTGGAAGATGATGCTTTAGGAAGTGTATAAACAAAGTTTCTCAAAAAAGTTTGGAAAGTAAACTGATTAAGCCTGAGCATTCTGAATGCAGAAACATGTTTGGTTTATATATTTCTGAATGTTGGAATTGATCTTCTCTGAAATCATTTAATGCCTAACATTTATAACAAGCATAATCCCTTTTCATTGTCTGAATAGACTCACATGCTATCAGGATACAAAATAAAGCATAGTTTACCTTATGTTAAATTTTAGACATTCATTTTGTATTGTGCATGTCTCTATAGGAAGATTAGTTTCTAGTTTGAGTTATTGGGAGAAAATTAATGTGGTTGTTCTAAACCCTGTGTTTCCAATATCATGTCCTAATAGTTGATACATTCATTTGTCTAACATAATTCCAATGAGCCGTTTTGTTAAAACTAGAATGAAGTAGTCGAACATTAATTCTGCTGCAACAATTTTGCATACAAAAAGGGAACATTATCTTGTTGATAGTGCTGAGAGTAAAATTTAAGTGTAATTAACTATTTTATCCTACTAATAACTTCTTATTTACTCCATTTGTGTTCCTAACAATGTGCAGTGCATTGACAAACTCCTTGATATATCAGCTGCCACCCTAGAGAAGAGTGATGATGTTATTGGCATATCAACTACAACTGTGAGTTCTTCTTTAAAATTATTGCTTCAATATTTTTTGCCAACAGCTTCGTCAGTTATTATAGATTCTATTTAATATGATATCTGTCTTTTCAGAGTAAAATCCTGTAATGATTTTACTGTAAAAGAACTCTTGTAGTCCCTACTATTGTCAATTGAAAATTGCGCCTACTCCTCAACGCATAACTATGTGATATGCCCACTTATATCAAATAAGTTGCAGTGAGTTATCTTATATCGGCTTCCTTTCCAATTTTGTTGCTTCTTTAAAGCAGGAGATGAACAATATCCGTAATGTGGGGTCCACGTCTTGTCCAAAGCAATCAAAACTTCTTTCAGGAAGGTACGATTCTTGATATTAGAATATAGTGGATGTGAATCATGTGATATAAACTTTCTTTTGTACCTGATAGAATTATGTTGAAAATAATATCATCCTTTCAAATTAAAAAGTGATGCTAGTGGTGGAGACCTAGTATTACCTCAGACAAAGATAGGGAGGAAAGACGTGGAAAGAGAAATTTTAGAAGCACTATTTGGTGCGCCTGACAGATTTCAAGATCATCATCAATCCACCCGTCCAGTTAGAACACACAAGCAGTCATCCTATGGTCGGATTGTGGCCAAACCAATGGAAGAAAAAATCGTCGacgattttacttttattacaAGGCAAACTATTAACTGTAGAAGTAAGTGTTTTCTTatatctttgtactctttgggGTTGTTGTGTTTCTTATTGAATCAACAgttgttttgtttgtgtttgctCATTCTATCATGTTGGTGATGCAGATAGTTGCTTGCATAAGTCCTAACTTACTCTTTCGATGTCCTTTATATCTATGTGTAAATGAACTAGCAAGCATCAAAATTATCTCTTCACAGGCTGTCTTCGACATTATCTCCATGAGACATATCATCCTTTAGTTCTAACATAGGTTTTCTTCGTACAGCTGCAACAAGCTTTCATTTGACTTAAGACTAGTGATTCGATCTATGTTATTTGGCAGACTTATCTATTTCTTCAATGCCATTATTGCCATTATATTTAAGTTTTCTGGATGTAACTTTAGACATCACTTTACTGTCAGTTTCCTCATCACACTGATACCATTAGAGAAATGAAGCAAATGTAAGTCTGTTGAACACTTTGTGcataaaataacaaacaaaattttttatagaaattataaaaattataagtccttcaaaaaattactataaaatataactCCTTCATATGTAAGGAAAGCCTTTGAAATGCCGTCCAATACAATGCTCAAAAGTAGTCCTCTTCAACATCCAAGGACATCTATTTATAATTCTAGAAAGAAGAAAGATAACATCTACTGGAAAATTATAACTAGCTACTATAACTTCATTCAAGCTCCACTATCTGTAATTAATTTCACTACTTGTAACCAAAGCAACCAACATCAACTGCTACTCCACTTTATTCAAGCTCCACTACTGCTGCCTGCATTATTGTGTAACAGATACTACATTCCTGTCTATTTTACTTTTCATATTCTAAATTTTTCCTTCCAGTTAAGTCAGGGTTCAAAGAAGTTCAGAGGCTTTCTGTTAACCAACTAAGCTGTTACACTCTTTGATGTATAACTACTAGTACCAAATTATTAGACGGTCTATGATTATTCTGTTCAATCGTAAACAATTAACTGTAATGCCATATATTGATGTCATCATCTCGTAGCTTCTGCATGCCTCAGTGTCAGTGACATGATTCTTTTGTAGGTTGTgcttttaataaatttttactAAGTCAGGTTGTGCATACCTTTATGAGTGCAGTCTAATGCATGCAAATGTGGTTTGTAGATTCTGAAGCAAATGAGGAGAGTTATGATGAACTAAGAAAAGCTGTTGCGGAGAATTGGGTTACAATGAAAGAGTACTACAAAGCTGTATGTTTTTTCTTGATTGTGTCACTTCTTGTACTAAACATCTTTCTTGTCGTGTTATGAACACTATAAGTAGTATCTACAGCTACCATGTACCCTTGTTGTGCCCTCCCTACCTTacgtttctttcttttctttcagaCAAATATAAAACTGTACTTCGTGATCCATGACTAACTATTTCTTGCAGTCTATGGATGCATTCATGAAAAAGGAATTTGAATCTGCTCAAAACCTTCTAGAACAGGTATTTGTATTTATACTAATTTTGCACCCTCAAACTATTTACAACAATGTCCCAGTCTTTCGATTTGTAGCAAATTCAACCCTCTTAAATTTTTTGCATAAATTTGGAGTTGATTATAGACATCTATTTATCATTGATACTCAAAATCGATTGAAATCTTTTTGAAGCCCATTATATGTATTGTCCTCTGGAATTTTTGATTTCATCGTACGGAATGTCTGCCAAATTCTGAAATATTTAGAACTTAGCAAATATAGTGCTTGGACCTTTTATACTGCAAGGAGTTAATCTTCTGTAACAATTTGTG is a window encoding:
- the LOC121770547 gene encoding putative nuclear RNA export factor SDE5 isoform X2 codes for the protein MTKRPFRLRAIGPRKYLSSFIPMYVVQCLLEAFGSAVSFEDIASSYCETGRNLNSTAEMLCNIQSEAQTTDGGSSSTDKGGIVKLNPDKCSASIGTVSGVIGKDYCNPRRRRSEGSKERFKPVKVNSIDFPAAEIWGEEKEPRVTTQPMDNDLGEFLYRMLGTGFQLDMGVIQQVIGQCGYNMPMCIDKLLDISAATLEKSDDVIGISTTTEMNNIRNVGSTSCPKQSKLLSGSDASGGDLVLPQTKIGRKDVEREILEALFGAPDRFQDHHQSTRPVRTHKQSSYGRIVAKPMEEKIVDDFTFITRQTINCRNSEANEESYDELRKAVAENWVTMKEYYKASMDAFMKKEFESAQNLLEQGDFYKTKAREADEKSAQKLIENSNKEEEYCINVHFLEPKDALSHMRLYLSSLCGLSSIQFMKVVVGTGGDKKDKRRKLLITKLLEEEGIAWTEEENGWTISIRVDQIDHNKLSFINK
- the LOC121770547 gene encoding putative nuclear RNA export factor SDE5 isoform X3 is translated as MTKRPFRLRAIGPRKYLSSFIPMYVVQCLLEAFGSAVSFEDIASSYCETGRNLNSTAEMLCNIQSEAQTTDGGSSSTDKGGIVKLNPDKCSASIGTVSGVIGKDYCNPRRRRSEGSKERFKPVKVNSIDFPAAEIWGEEKEPRVTTQPMDNDLGEFLYRMLGTGFQLDMGVIQQVIGQCGYNMPMCIDKLLDISAATLEKSDDVIGISTTTQEMNNIRNVGSTSCPKQSKLLSGSDASGGDLVLPQTKIGRKDVEREILEALFGAPDRFQDHHQSTRPVRTHKQSSYGRIVAKPMEEKIVDDFTFITRQTINCRNSEANEESYDELRKAVAENWVTMKEYYKASMDAFMKKEFESAQNLLEQGDFYKTKAREADEKSAQKLIENSNKEEEYCINVHFLEPKDALSHMRLYLSSLCAIQFMKVVVGTGGDKKDKRRKLLITKLLEEEGIAWTEEENGWTISIRVDQIDHNKLSFINK
- the LOC121770547 gene encoding putative nuclear RNA export factor SDE5 isoform X1, producing the protein MTKRPFRLRAIGPRKYLSSFIPMYVVQCLLEAFGSAVSFEDIASSYCETGRNLNSTAEMLCNIQSEAQTTDGGSSSTDKGGIVKLNPDKCSASIGTVSGVIGKDYCNPRRRRSEGSKERFKPVKVNSIDFPAAEIWGEEKEPRVTTQPMDNDLGEFLYRMLGTGFQLDMGVIQQVIGQCGYNMPMCIDKLLDISAATLEKSDDVIGISTTTQEMNNIRNVGSTSCPKQSKLLSGSDASGGDLVLPQTKIGRKDVEREILEALFGAPDRFQDHHQSTRPVRTHKQSSYGRIVAKPMEEKIVDDFTFITRQTINCRNSEANEESYDELRKAVAENWVTMKEYYKASMDAFMKKEFESAQNLLEQGDFYKTKAREADEKSAQKLIENSNKEEEYCINVHFLEPKDALSHMRLYLSSLCGLSSIQFMKVVVGTGGDKKDKRRKLLITKLLEEEGIAWTEEENGWTISIRVDQIDHNKLSFINK